A genomic region of bacterium contains the following coding sequences:
- a CDS encoding acetate--CoA ligase family protein, whose translation MSPPFKDLVPLVRPRSIALVGATPIESNKLGSWALSNLLKHDVPADLYLVNPRYDSLEGRPCYPDLESLPEPPELVLVLVPAAAAIDILRQAEALGSRAAIVFSGGFGEGDRDGSPLDLEMQAFLADTPMAVCGPNTNGVINCVDRIPAGFPPYAMADELPAGTLGVVSQSGALVSSLVQHLQQNGHGLTVGFAVGNGIDLKVSDYVRYLAQDDRTEQILVYAEGLRDADRFFDAADEAWAAGKPVLVLKAGRSPEGAAAARSHIGALVGSYEAFAARCRRHGILLAHDLAELAALPAARGRWGQRAGVLSSSGAVAGILADSARYNGFDVPPLGGSVQSKLAECMTLGGPRNPLDLTGQSVVDHDLLPAALDAMGDDPGLDFLVHGMLIGPEVIIDKQIDALITLAGRRTPVAVYSAPGWHPVDYPRLTEAGIPVFDSPDRLFRCLDAWTSQRHLQPQPLPWPDETLDHLLADIMAPSCSPADYDFDRPAAVKLMGEGLDHKSDLGLVDLNVHPDNVADAAAQLEARGQELGMVDAAVAVQPMADPGVELIVGIRLDPEVGPSVVVGPGGVLAELVDDVAVAPAPLSFEEAHALLDATRAGALLNGVRGSPRVDQDAAAEVLVRLGCIAARHRTEAEINPLIVHTSGVTAVDVLRVGH comes from the coding sequence ATGAGCCCGCCATTCAAAGACCTCGTCCCGCTGGTGCGCCCCCGGTCCATCGCGCTGGTGGGGGCCACCCCGATAGAGAGCAACAAGCTGGGCTCATGGGCCCTGAGCAACCTGCTCAAGCACGATGTGCCAGCCGACCTGTATCTGGTGAACCCCCGATACGACTCGCTGGAAGGACGGCCTTGCTACCCCGACCTGGAATCGCTGCCCGAACCACCCGAATTGGTGCTGGTGCTGGTGCCTGCGGCCGCGGCCATCGACATCCTGCGCCAAGCCGAGGCGCTCGGGAGCCGGGCAGCAATCGTCTTCAGCGGCGGGTTCGGCGAGGGCGACCGGGACGGATCGCCGCTCGACCTGGAGATGCAAGCCTTCCTGGCCGACACCCCGATGGCGGTGTGCGGGCCCAACACCAACGGTGTGATCAACTGCGTGGACCGGATCCCGGCCGGTTTCCCTCCTTACGCCATGGCCGACGAACTGCCCGCTGGGACCCTCGGCGTAGTGTCCCAGAGCGGTGCCCTGGTGTCGTCTCTGGTCCAGCATCTCCAGCAAAACGGCCATGGACTCACCGTGGGATTCGCGGTGGGAAACGGCATCGACCTCAAGGTGAGCGACTACGTCCGGTACCTGGCCCAAGACGACCGCACTGAGCAGATCCTGGTGTATGCGGAAGGGCTGCGCGATGCCGATCGGTTTTTCGATGCAGCCGACGAGGCCTGGGCCGCGGGAAAGCCCGTGCTGGTTTTGAAGGCGGGCCGCTCGCCCGAAGGTGCTGCTGCGGCCCGCAGTCACATCGGCGCTTTGGTGGGCAGCTACGAGGCATTTGCCGCTCGCTGTCGGCGCCATGGGATTCTTCTCGCCCACGATTTGGCCGAGTTGGCCGCGCTTCCCGCGGCCCGGGGCCGATGGGGGCAGCGCGCTGGAGTGCTGTCGTCATCGGGAGCGGTGGCGGGAATCCTGGCCGATTCTGCCCGCTACAACGGCTTCGACGTGCCCCCCTTGGGAGGCTCGGTCCAGTCCAAGCTGGCCGAATGCATGACCCTGGGAGGGCCTCGCAATCCACTGGACCTCACCGGCCAGTCGGTCGTCGACCACGACCTGCTGCCGGCCGCACTGGATGCCATGGGCGACGACCCCGGTTTGGACTTCCTGGTCCATGGGATGCTGATCGGCCCAGAGGTCATCATCGACAAGCAGATCGACGCTCTCATAACCCTGGCCGGCAGGCGAACCCCGGTGGCGGTATACAGCGCGCCCGGGTGGCATCCGGTGGACTACCCGAGGCTGACCGAAGCCGGGATACCGGTATTCGACTCTCCCGATCGGCTGTTCCGCTGCCTGGACGCCTGGACAAGCCAGCGGCATCTACAACCGCAGCCGCTCCCATGGCCGGACGAGACATTGGACCATCTGCTGGCCGACATCATGGCCCCGAGCTGCTCCCCGGCCGACTACGACTTCGACCGCCCCGCCGCGGTCAAGCTGATGGGTGAGGGCCTCGACCACAAGTCCGATCTCGGGCTGGTGGATCTCAATGTGCATCCCGACAATGTCGCCGATGCCGCCGCCCAATTGGAGGCCCGCGGCCAGGAGCTGGGTATGGTCGACGCTGCGGTGGCCGTGCAGCCCATGGCCGACCCCGGCGTCGAGCTCATCGTCGGCATCAGGTTGGACCCCGAAGTCGGTCCATCAGTGGTGGTCGGACCTGGAGGGGTGCTCGCCGAGTTGGTCGACGACGTGGCCGTCGCCCCCGCCCCGTTGAGCTTCGAAGAGGCCCACGCCCTATTGGACGCCACCAGGGCCGGAGCGCTGCTAAACGGAGTGCGGGGCAGCCCCAGGGTGGATCAGGACGCCGCGGCTGAAGTGCTGGTTCGACTGGGATGCATCGCCGCCCGCCACCGCACAGAAGCCGAGATCAACCCGCTTATCGTGCATACTTCAGGGGTCACCGCCGTAGACGTGCTGCGCGTCGGCCACTGA
- a CDS encoding enoyl-CoA hydratase-related protein, translated as MADQSAAKAVLFEVAEGVAWVTINRPESRNAVNQAVSEGLAAAWDRVESDDDIAVAVLTGAGNAAFSAGADLKEMAARAERGLPSHLTRDRLADGGVTKPVIAAVNGVAYAFGFNLVMQCDLCVAADHARFGILEAKVGRGSPWAAQLGWLIPPRVAIELLCTAEPIGAQRAYELGLVNRIVPAAELKSAAAQLARAITANAPLTVRAGKAMIRGTAGLSPAEAAAVADEIYEPVYASDDAQEGPQAFAEKRPPRWQGR; from the coding sequence ATGGCTGACCAATCAGCCGCCAAAGCGGTGTTGTTCGAAGTTGCCGAGGGCGTGGCCTGGGTAACGATCAACCGTCCTGAGTCCCGCAACGCCGTAAACCAGGCGGTGTCGGAGGGTTTGGCAGCCGCCTGGGACCGGGTGGAGTCCGACGACGACATCGCGGTGGCCGTGCTGACCGGCGCGGGTAATGCAGCCTTTTCGGCAGGAGCCGACCTGAAGGAGATGGCCGCCCGAGCCGAGCGAGGACTGCCCTCTCACCTCACCAGGGATCGCTTGGCCGACGGCGGGGTTACCAAGCCGGTCATCGCTGCGGTCAACGGCGTGGCCTATGCCTTCGGATTCAACCTGGTTATGCAGTGCGACCTGTGCGTGGCCGCCGACCACGCCCGCTTCGGCATCCTCGAAGCCAAGGTGGGCCGGGGCTCGCCGTGGGCTGCTCAGCTTGGCTGGCTGATCCCACCCCGAGTGGCCATAGAGCTGTTGTGCACCGCCGAACCGATAGGTGCCCAGCGGGCCTATGAGCTTGGCTTGGTCAACCGGATTGTGCCCGCAGCCGAACTGAAGTCGGCCGCGGCCCAGCTAGCCAGGGCAATCACGGCCAACGCGCCGCTCACCGTCCGCGCCGGGAAGGCCATGATCCGGGGCACCGCCGGCCTTTCTCCCGCCGAGGCAGCCGCCGTGGCCGACGAGATCTACGAACCGGTCTATGCCAGCGACGATGCCCAAGAGGGCCCCCAGGCCTTCGCGGAAAAGCGACCGCCCCGCTGGCAAGGGCGCTAG
- a CDS encoding AMP-binding protein: MSEPSVLAELARREPDDLALEDDKHQVSWAELDRRTHAIGWGLLAAGASPGDHVGLVCSNRTEFVEVMLACFRAGLKMTPIKTNWTATEIAYVLDDAGSALVVADTPAARDAAGDRPVVWICDDFDAWVDAQDSAPFPSGGTGYRIPYTSGTTGRPKGVERTLDSESTFEQWWEFSSLGAQGLGLPRDGKHLMVAQLFHGAPLAFALGALANGAPMRIMARWDAERAVDVINNGVTATIMVPTMFRQLLALSNERKAELEHTRLATVLHGGEPCPVPLKQRMIDWWGPILTEYYGFTEGGMTMCSSQDWLARPGTVGTPIGELAIQIVGDNGEILGPREPGTVYFRRPEGRYFRYINADDKTDDAYNDSGFFSVGDIGYLDEDGYLYLSGRSSEVIVAAGVNIYPAEIEDVVFAIDGVADACAVGGPDPDRGEQVVVYLAVSDGFAPDDVTAAIDAACNEHLAGYKRPRRYIIRPTVDRDPTGKVLRTKLRDELWP; encoded by the coding sequence GTGAGCGAACCCTCGGTGCTGGCGGAGTTGGCCAGGCGGGAACCGGATGACCTGGCGTTGGAGGACGACAAACACCAGGTGTCATGGGCAGAGTTGGACCGCCGAACCCACGCCATCGGCTGGGGACTGCTGGCCGCGGGGGCCTCGCCTGGGGACCACGTAGGGCTGGTGTGCTCCAACCGCACCGAGTTCGTGGAAGTCATGCTGGCCTGCTTCCGGGCCGGGCTGAAGATGACCCCGATCAAGACCAACTGGACCGCCACCGAGATCGCCTACGTCTTGGACGACGCTGGCTCAGCACTGGTGGTTGCCGACACCCCCGCGGCGCGAGACGCGGCGGGCGATCGCCCCGTGGTGTGGATTTGCGACGACTTCGACGCCTGGGTGGATGCGCAGGATTCGGCACCGTTCCCTTCGGGGGGCACCGGCTATCGGATTCCCTACACCTCGGGCACCACCGGTCGACCCAAGGGAGTCGAGCGCACTCTGGACTCGGAGTCCACCTTCGAGCAGTGGTGGGAATTCTCCTCGCTGGGCGCTCAGGGGTTGGGGCTTCCTCGCGACGGCAAGCACCTCATGGTGGCCCAGCTCTTCCACGGTGCTCCCCTGGCCTTCGCGCTGGGCGCGCTGGCCAACGGCGCTCCCATGAGAATCATGGCCCGGTGGGACGCGGAACGAGCCGTGGACGTGATCAATAACGGGGTGACCGCCACCATCATGGTCCCCACCATGTTCCGCCAGCTCTTGGCTTTGTCTAATGAGCGCAAGGCCGAGCTCGAACACACCCGATTGGCCACTGTCCTGCACGGCGGGGAGCCCTGCCCAGTGCCGCTGAAGCAGCGCATGATCGACTGGTGGGGCCCGATATTAACTGAGTACTACGGCTTCACCGAGGGCGGCATGACCATGTGCAGCTCACAGGATTGGCTGGCCCGTCCCGGCACGGTGGGGACTCCCATCGGGGAGTTGGCCATCCAGATTGTGGGCGACAACGGCGAGATTCTGGGACCGCGGGAGCCTGGAACGGTGTACTTCCGCCGCCCCGAGGGGCGCTACTTCCGCTACATCAACGCCGACGACAAGACCGACGACGCCTACAACGACTCCGGGTTCTTCTCGGTGGGCGACATTGGCTACCTCGATGAGGACGGCTATCTGTATCTGTCCGGCCGCAGTTCGGAAGTGATCGTGGCCGCGGGCGTCAACATCTACCCAGCAGAGATCGAGGACGTGGTGTTCGCCATCGACGGGGTGGCCGATGCCTGCGCGGTGGGCGGCCCCGACCCCGACCGAGGCGAGCAGGTGGTGGTGTATCTAGCCGTGTCCGACGGGTTTGCCCCTGACGACGTGACCGCGGCCATCGACGCCGCCTGCAATGAGCACCTCGCCGGCTACAAGCGCCCCCGCCGCTACATCATCCGTCCCACCGTCGATCGCGACCCCACCGGCAAAGTCCTGCGCACCAAGCTCCGCGACGAACTCTGGCCCTAG
- a CDS encoding 2-dehydropantoate 2-reductase, with translation MMHVVVAGAGGIGGTIAGEIALAGGEVSVVDGWSDHVEAIRNDGLRLVGPAPGNVRTTRLPAWHTSESQQLGTIDVLVLAAKAFDNQWLASLLAPQLAADATIISAQNGVNEPLLAQELGPERVIGTVVLFAAAATGPGQVRLDWRPTLQIGELDGTHTERLERVATALGPGIDVVVSDNIWGAIWSKLVMNCMSNPVNAALGGRARDCREQPGPRRISLACGSEAVAIGQARGHRIEPVSGIDAELILVGGAGGPGAADLEAQWEATAAELGEVKGSMPTDIERGHKTEIDSFSGFISREGKVLGIPTPVNDAVFQIVRGIEAGARSPGPHNLDELLGVLG, from the coding sequence ATGATGCATGTGGTCGTGGCCGGTGCCGGGGGAATCGGCGGCACCATAGCCGGAGAGATCGCCTTGGCTGGCGGTGAAGTGAGTGTGGTCGATGGCTGGTCCGACCATGTTGAGGCCATCCGAAACGACGGGCTGCGCTTGGTTGGTCCGGCACCGGGGAATGTGCGCACGACGCGGCTGCCCGCGTGGCACACCAGCGAGAGTCAACAGTTGGGGACCATCGACGTCTTGGTACTGGCGGCGAAGGCATTCGACAACCAATGGCTGGCCTCCCTGTTAGCCCCCCAACTGGCGGCGGATGCCACGATCATCTCCGCTCAGAACGGGGTCAACGAGCCGCTGTTAGCCCAAGAGTTGGGTCCTGAGCGGGTCATCGGCACGGTAGTTCTGTTTGCCGCGGCCGCAACCGGGCCAGGCCAGGTAAGGCTGGATTGGCGTCCCACGCTACAGATCGGCGAACTCGACGGCACTCATACCGAGCGGCTGGAGCGGGTGGCGACGGCGCTGGGTCCGGGGATTGACGTGGTGGTGAGCGACAACATCTGGGGGGCGATCTGGTCGAAGCTGGTAATGAACTGCATGAGCAACCCGGTAAACGCGGCGCTCGGGGGCAGAGCCAGAGACTGTCGGGAGCAGCCCGGGCCTCGGCGGATCAGCCTGGCCTGTGGGTCGGAGGCGGTGGCGATAGGTCAAGCCCGGGGTCACCGCATCGAGCCGGTAAGCGGGATCGACGCCGAGCTCATTCTTGTCGGCGGTGCAGGCGGGCCAGGGGCCGCCGATCTAGAAGCCCAGTGGGAGGCCACCGCTGCCGAGTTGGGGGAAGTCAAGGGGTCGATGCCCACCGACATCGAGCGGGGTCACAAGACCGAGATCGACTCGTTCAGCGGATTCATCAGCCGAGAGGGGAAGGTGCTGGGCATTCCCACCCCGGTCAACGACGCGGTGTTCCAAATTGTTCGGGGGATCGAGGCTGGTGCCCGATCGCCCGGCCCCCACAATCTGGACGAGCTTCTCGGCGTGTTGGGCTAG
- a CDS encoding acyl-CoA/acyl-ACP dehydrogenase — protein sequence MEFTPEQEMLRESVRAFAAQEMPDGFAREWDIKGEPPLDTYQRFADAGFMGVGIPKHYGGQGGGIVEVAIVLHELSRAMMSFAIMVYRSAIHASGGLQIYGTEEQRERFLPGIASGHLKFCFSLSEPDAGSDAFNLKCRAVRDGDEYVVDGTKMWNSFARHADYVMLATRTSDEPKKQDGITFFVVDLSSPGIEITPIETIGERASGTNMVTYTDVRVPAANILGTEGKGHRNLQANLERERFSSLPINLGPMEAILEEAVDYANTREQFGQAIGRFQAIQHMLADVAVDVNIARTLTWDLARRIAAGEPCSLEVSMAKLWISEAMMRASYTGMQVMGGYGYTLDSNMQLHWRNARLGTIGAGSSEIQRNIIARQIGLGGQPS from the coding sequence GTGGAGTTCACGCCCGAACAGGAGATGCTGCGGGAATCGGTGCGGGCGTTCGCGGCCCAGGAGATGCCCGACGGGTTCGCCCGGGAGTGGGACATCAAGGGCGAGCCGCCACTCGACACCTACCAGCGGTTCGCCGACGCCGGGTTCATGGGGGTGGGCATACCCAAGCACTACGGCGGCCAGGGCGGCGGCATCGTGGAGGTGGCCATCGTCTTGCACGAGTTGAGTCGGGCCATGATGTCGTTCGCCATCATGGTGTACCGGTCGGCCATCCACGCGTCGGGGGGATTGCAGATCTACGGCACCGAGGAACAGCGGGAGCGCTTCCTGCCCGGCATCGCCAGCGGCCACCTCAAGTTCTGCTTCTCCCTCAGCGAGCCCGACGCCGGATCGGACGCCTTCAACCTGAAGTGCCGGGCGGTGCGCGACGGCGACGAGTACGTGGTGGACGGCACCAAGATGTGGAACTCATTCGCCCGCCACGCCGACTACGTGATGCTGGCCACCCGAACCTCCGACGAGCCGAAAAAGCAGGACGGCATCACCTTTTTCGTGGTGGATCTGTCCAGCCCCGGCATCGAGATCACCCCCATCGAGACCATCGGCGAGCGGGCTAGCGGGACCAACATGGTCACCTACACCGACGTGCGGGTACCGGCGGCCAACATCTTGGGCACAGAAGGCAAGGGCCACCGCAACCTCCAGGCCAATCTGGAGCGGGAGCGGTTCTCGTCACTGCCCATCAACCTGGGCCCGATGGAGGCCATCTTGGAGGAGGCCGTTGATTACGCCAACACCCGCGAGCAGTTCGGCCAGGCCATCGGGCGCTTTCAGGCCATCCAGCACATGCTGGCCGACGTGGCCGTCGACGTGAACATCGCCCGTACGCTCACCTGGGATCTGGCCCGGCGCATCGCCGCGGGCGAGCCGTGCTCGCTGGAGGTGTCGATGGCCAAGCTGTGGATCAGCGAGGCCATGATGCGGGCCAGCTATACCGGCATGCAGGTGATGGGCGGCTACGGCTACACCCTCGACTCCAACATGCAGCTCCACTGGCGCAACGCCCGCTTGGGCACCATCGGCGCCGGCTCCAGCGAGATCCAGCGCAACATCATCGCCCGCCAAATCGGCCTCGGCGGCCAGCCCTCCTGA
- a CDS encoding acetoacetate--CoA ligase: protein MDETPAMTDDVVWRPPPDAWSVSRMGRFAERYHPAGFGNYEALWRWSVEEPAAFWGSVWDYLEIGPTPAPESVIGGEPMPDTTWFDGATLNYAEHLLRGNGLDDTDVAVVGRSQTRSDRELTLGELREEVRRAASGLKRLGVGPGDRVVALLPNIPEALIAFLATASIGAIWASCPPEFGARGILDRWGQIQPKVLFAIDGYRYGTKEIDIGGVLDQIRRGLPSVQHTVLLPYLDPAATNSGDAQTWSDLTAATTDPLRFESVPFAHPLYILSSSGTTGRPKQIVHGHGGILLEHGKQLALHHDLGSGDRFFWFSTTGWMMWNYLVSGLLTGASIVMFDGDPAAPSLDTLWSVVDQTDVTFAGFSAPFIMACRGADIRPTDSLDLRCLSGIGSTGAPLPDAGFRWIAEAVGPVAVSNISGGTDVCSAFVGGAPVLPVRSGALSCRQLGWSVESLDADGKPLRGVDGELVITAPAPSMPVGFWGDEDRGRYRASYFDSFDGVWCHGDWITIFDDGSCVISGRSDATLNRGGVRLGTADFYAVIEEHDMIDDSLVVHLEDDDGGLGDLLAFVVLRDGQELTDELLEVLRARLRAELSPRHVPDHIQAAPAVPRTISGKKLEVPVKRILLGAAASQVASASALQDPDSLHFFEAFGERWRGADSAGA, encoded by the coding sequence ATGGACGAGACGCCGGCGATGACCGACGACGTGGTGTGGCGGCCGCCACCAGATGCGTGGTCGGTCTCCCGCATGGGACGGTTCGCTGAGCGCTACCACCCGGCAGGTTTCGGCAACTACGAGGCTCTGTGGCGCTGGTCAGTTGAAGAGCCCGCCGCTTTTTGGGGATCAGTCTGGGACTATCTGGAAATTGGACCAACGCCCGCGCCCGAGTCGGTAATCGGCGGCGAGCCGATGCCCGACACAACGTGGTTCGACGGCGCGACTCTCAACTACGCCGAGCATCTCCTGCGGGGAAACGGGCTAGACGACACCGATGTTGCCGTGGTCGGCCGGTCCCAGACCCGCTCAGACCGGGAACTCACCTTGGGCGAGCTGCGCGAGGAGGTCCGCAGAGCAGCGTCCGGCCTGAAACGCCTCGGTGTTGGTCCTGGTGATCGCGTTGTCGCGCTGCTGCCAAACATTCCCGAGGCACTGATTGCTTTTCTCGCCACTGCGTCAATCGGCGCGATTTGGGCCTCGTGCCCGCCCGAGTTCGGGGCCCGCGGCATTCTCGATCGTTGGGGCCAGATTCAACCCAAGGTGCTTTTCGCCATCGACGGCTACCGATACGGGACCAAGGAAATAGATATCGGGGGCGTCTTGGACCAGATTCGGCGCGGACTGCCATCTGTGCAGCACACCGTGTTGCTGCCGTATCTGGATCCGGCGGCCACCAACTCGGGAGATGCCCAGACGTGGTCCGACCTGACCGCGGCAACGACCGATCCGCTGCGATTCGAGTCGGTTCCGTTCGCCCATCCCCTCTATATCCTCTCCTCTTCGGGCACCACTGGACGCCCAAAGCAGATCGTCCATGGGCATGGAGGGATCCTGCTCGAACACGGCAAACAGCTCGCCCTGCACCACGACCTCGGGTCAGGAGACCGGTTCTTCTGGTTCTCGACTACTGGCTGGATGATGTGGAACTACCTGGTATCGGGGCTGCTTACAGGAGCCTCGATCGTCATGTTCGACGGCGATCCCGCGGCGCCGAGTCTGGACACCCTGTGGTCGGTCGTCGATCAGACCGACGTGACATTCGCCGGATTCTCGGCTCCCTTCATCATGGCGTGCCGGGGGGCGGATATACGCCCCACCGACTCGCTCGACCTTCGCTGCTTGAGCGGCATAGGTTCCACTGGGGCCCCGCTGCCCGACGCGGGATTCCGTTGGATTGCTGAAGCGGTAGGCCCTGTGGCGGTCTCGAACATCAGCGGTGGGACCGATGTGTGTAGCGCGTTTGTGGGTGGAGCGCCTGTGCTGCCCGTGCGCTCAGGTGCTCTCTCCTGTCGTCAGCTCGGTTGGAGTGTGGAGTCGTTGGACGCTGATGGCAAACCGCTGCGGGGAGTCGACGGGGAGCTCGTCATCACCGCTCCGGCGCCGTCAATGCCGGTGGGCTTCTGGGGCGATGAAGATCGCGGGCGCTACCGGGCCTCCTACTTCGACTCTTTCGATGGCGTCTGGTGCCATGGCGATTGGATCACGATCTTCGACGACGGCTCGTGCGTTATCAGTGGCCGTTCCGACGCCACGCTCAATCGCGGCGGAGTCCGTCTGGGGACAGCAGACTTCTACGCGGTCATCGAGGAACACGACATGATCGACGACTCACTCGTCGTGCATCTAGAGGACGACGACGGCGGGCTCGGTGATCTGCTGGCATTCGTTGTGTTGCGAGATGGCCAGGAACTGACCGACGAGCTCCTTGAGGTGTTGCGGGCGAGGCTGCGGGCCGAACTCTCGCCGCGCCACGTGCCAGATCACATTCAGGCCGCTCCCGCTGTCCCGCGCACCATCTCAGGTAAGAAGCTCGAGGTCCCCGTGAAGCGAATCTTGCTGGGCGCGGCCGCATCCCAAGTCGCGTCGGCGAGCGCCCTTCAGGATCCAGATTCGCTGCACTTCTTCGAAGCCTTTGGGGAGCGTTGGCGGGGTGCTGACTCTGCGGGGGCCTAG
- a CDS encoding methyltransferase domain-containing protein, translated as MGLSRDLAETREFFTSRAAGWEDRHPDDDVLFKWAVDQLGLSPGDVAVDTGCGSGRALAPLRAAVGHQGVVLGIDATPAMLLEAARLGRQSISVCALGDIGMLPVRDGCVAGILAAGLLPHLPNPVGTLQEMARAARSGARLGVFHPISRHALAARHKDRGTHAHDMNIDPHRIGPLLAEGGWTLEHLDDADDHYLALAVCNG; from the coding sequence ATGGGCTTGTCGAGGGACTTGGCGGAAACCAGGGAGTTCTTCACCTCCCGGGCGGCAGGCTGGGAGGACCGCCATCCGGACGACGATGTCCTGTTCAAGTGGGCGGTGGACCAGCTCGGGTTGTCCCCCGGAGATGTGGCCGTCGACACCGGCTGCGGCTCGGGTCGGGCATTGGCCCCGTTGCGGGCTGCGGTCGGCCATCAAGGCGTCGTCTTGGGTATCGACGCCACTCCGGCCATGCTCTTGGAAGCAGCTCGCCTGGGGCGCCAGTCGATTTCGGTGTGCGCGCTGGGCGACATCGGGATGCTGCCCGTGAGGGACGGCTGCGTTGCCGGAATCCTGGCCGCCGGGTTGCTCCCCCACCTACCCAATCCGGTGGGCACGCTTCAGGAGATGGCTCGCGCTGCCCGCAGCGGCGCTCGGCTGGGCGTGTTTCACCCCATCAGCCGCCACGCCCTGGCCGCGCGCCACAAAGACCGGGGGACCCACGCCCACGACATGAATATCGACCCGCACCGCATCGGACCGCTGTTGGCCGAGGGGGGTTGGACGCTGGAGCACTTGGACGACGCTGACGATCACTATTTGGCTCTGGCGGTATGCAATGGCTGA